The following coding sequences lie in one Pseudomonas syringae CC1557 genomic window:
- the ndk gene encoding nucleoside-diphosphate kinase: protein MAVQRTFSIIKPDAVAKNVIGEITTRFEKAGLRVVASKLKQLSKAEAEGFYAEHSARGFFGDLVAFMISGPVVVQVLEGENAIALNRELMGATNPKEAAAGTIRADFADSIDANAVHGSDSEAAAAREISYFFAATEVTAR, encoded by the coding sequence ATGGCTGTTCAACGTACTTTCTCCATCATCAAGCCTGACGCCGTTGCAAAGAACGTAATCGGCGAGATCACCACTCGTTTTGAAAAAGCCGGTCTGCGCGTTGTTGCTTCCAAGCTGAAGCAACTGTCGAAGGCTGAAGCTGAAGGTTTCTACGCTGAGCACAGCGCCCGTGGTTTCTTCGGTGACCTGGTTGCCTTCATGATCTCCGGTCCGGTTGTTGTTCAGGTTCTGGAAGGCGAAAACGCTATCGCTCTGAACCGCGAGCTGATGGGTGCTACCAACCCTAAAGAAGCTGCTGCCGGCACCATCCGCGCCGATTTCGCTGACTCCATCGACGCCAACGCTGTACACGGTTCCGATTCCGAAGCAGCCGCTGCTCGCGAAATCTCGTACTTCTTCGCCGCTACTGAAGTAACCGCTCGCTAA
- the iscX gene encoding Fe-S cluster assembly protein IscX → MSLKWVDVQEIAIQLAESHPEVNPLTVSFPKLRGLVMALPEFDDDPARSGEKVLEAIQTLWIEELD, encoded by the coding sequence ATGAGTCTCAAATGGGTTGATGTGCAGGAAATTGCTATCCAGCTGGCTGAAAGCCATCCGGAAGTAAATCCGCTCACTGTGAGTTTCCCCAAGCTGCGTGGCCTGGTAATGGCCTTGCCTGAATTCGACGATGACCCTGCACGCAGCGGGGAAAAGGTTCTCGAAGCGATCCAGACATTGTGGATCGAAGAGCTGGATTGA
- the fdx gene encoding ISC system 2Fe-2S type ferredoxin, whose amino-acid sequence MPQVIFLPHAEHCPDGLVVEVEPGTSILDIAHEHHIEIESACGGVCACTTCHCVIREGFDSLNEADELEEDMLDKAWGLEAQSRLSCQAIVGTEDLTVEIPKYSLNHAAEAPH is encoded by the coding sequence ATGCCGCAGGTGATTTTTCTGCCCCACGCCGAGCATTGCCCGGATGGGCTGGTTGTAGAAGTGGAGCCCGGCACGTCTATTCTCGACATTGCCCATGAGCATCACATCGAGATCGAAAGCGCCTGTGGCGGTGTGTGTGCTTGCACCACCTGCCACTGCGTCATTCGCGAAGGCTTCGATTCGCTGAACGAAGCCGACGAGCTGGAGGAAGATATGCTCGACAAGGCATGGGGGCTGGAAGCGCAATCGCGTCTATCCTGTCAGGCCATTGTCGGCACTGAAGACCTGACCGTCGAAATACCCAAGTATTCGCTCAACCACGCTGCTGAAGCGCCACACTGA
- the hscA gene encoding Fe-S protein assembly chaperone HscA, with protein sequence MALLQIAEPGLSPQPHQRRLAVGIDLGTTNSLVAAMRSGLSEPLADAEGQVILPSAVRYHADRVEVGQSAKVAASQDPFNTVLSVKRLMGRGLTDVKQLGEQLPYRFVGGESHMPFIDTVQGPKSPVEVSADILKVLRQRAEAALGGELVGAVITVPAYFDDSQRQATKDAAKLAGLNVLRLLNEPTAAAVAYGLDQKAEGVVAIYDLGGGTFDISILRLTGGVFEVLATGGDTALGGDDFDHAIASWIVADAGLSADIDPSAQRNLLQTACSAKEALTDAESVDVAYGDWRGTLTRDAFNALIEPMVARSLKACRRAVRDTGIELEEVEAVVMVGGSTRVPRVREAVAELFGRQPLTDIDPDQVVAIGAAIQADTLAGNKRDGGELLLLDVIPLSLGLETMGGLMEKVIPRNTTIPVARGQEFTTYKDGQTAMKIHVLQGERELVSDCRSLARFELRGIPPMVAGAAKIRVTFQVDADGLLSVSAREMGSGIESSIQVKPSYGLTDGEITRMLKDSFEYAGDDKVARVLREHQVDAERLLEAVQGALDADGERLLDEEERMVISLQMEELRELMQGTDGYAIEQQTKRLSQVTDAFAARRLDSTVKAALAGRNLNEIEE encoded by the coding sequence ATGGCCTTACTGCAAATCGCCGAACCCGGCCTGAGTCCTCAACCGCACCAGCGTCGTCTGGCTGTGGGGATCGACCTGGGCACCACAAATTCTCTGGTTGCTGCAATGCGCAGCGGCCTGTCTGAACCGCTGGCCGATGCAGAAGGGCAGGTCATTCTGCCGTCTGCCGTGCGCTATCACGCTGATCGTGTCGAAGTGGGGCAGTCGGCAAAAGTCGCCGCCTCCCAGGACCCGTTCAATACCGTGTTGTCGGTCAAGCGTCTCATGGGGCGTGGTCTGACCGACGTCAAGCAACTGGGCGAGCAGCTGCCTTATCGCTTTGTTGGCGGTGAGTCGCACATGCCGTTCATCGACACCGTACAGGGGCCGAAAAGTCCGGTTGAAGTGTCCGCTGACATCCTCAAGGTTCTGCGTCAGCGTGCTGAAGCGGCGCTGGGTGGCGAGCTGGTGGGTGCGGTAATCACGGTGCCGGCCTATTTCGATGATTCCCAGCGTCAGGCCACCAAGGACGCCGCCAAGCTGGCCGGCCTCAATGTGCTGCGCCTGCTCAATGAGCCTACGGCCGCCGCGGTTGCTTACGGTCTGGATCAAAAAGCCGAAGGTGTCGTGGCCATTTATGACCTGGGCGGCGGTACGTTCGATATTTCGATTTTGCGCCTGACTGGCGGTGTATTCGAGGTGCTGGCCACCGGTGGCGATACAGCGTTGGGCGGCGATGATTTCGATCATGCCATTGCCAGCTGGATCGTCGCCGATGCCGGCTTGTCCGCCGACATCGATCCGTCCGCGCAACGCAATCTGTTGCAGACCGCCTGTTCCGCCAAGGAAGCGCTGACGGACGCCGAGTCCGTCGACGTTGCCTACGGCGACTGGCGCGGCACCCTGACGCGTGACGCGTTCAATGCGCTGATCGAGCCAATGGTCGCGCGCAGTCTCAAGGCCTGTCGTCGCGCAGTGCGTGACACCGGTATCGAGCTTGAAGAAGTCGAGGCCGTGGTCATGGTCGGTGGTTCGACCCGTGTTCCTCGCGTTCGCGAAGCGGTCGCCGAGCTATTCGGTCGTCAGCCCCTGACCGACATCGATCCGGATCAAGTGGTGGCCATCGGGGCTGCGATCCAGGCTGATACTCTGGCAGGTAACAAGCGTGATGGTGGCGAACTGCTTTTGCTCGATGTGATTCCGCTCTCGTTGGGGCTGGAAACCATGGGCGGGCTGATGGAAAAAGTCATCCCGCGCAACACCACGATCCCAGTGGCCCGTGGTCAGGAATTCACTACCTACAAAGATGGCCAGACGGCCATGAAAATCCACGTTCTGCAGGGCGAGCGCGAGCTGGTCAGCGACTGCCGTTCGCTGGCGCGCTTCGAATTGCGCGGCATTCCTCCGATGGTAGCGGGCGCGGCGAAAATCCGCGTCACTTTCCAGGTCGATGCTGATGGCCTGCTCAGCGTTTCGGCGCGTGAGATGGGCTCGGGCATCGAGTCGAGTATCCAGGTCAAACCGTCCTACGGGCTGACTGACGGCGAAATCACTCGCATGCTCAAGGACTCTTTTGAATACGCCGGCGACGACAAGGTTGCCCGCGTGCTGCGTGAGCATCAGGTTGACGCCGAGCGCCTGCTCGAAGCGGTTCAGGGTGCGCTGGATGCTGATGGCGAACGTCTTCTCGATGAAGAAGAGCGTATGGTCATCAGTCTGCAGATGGAAGAATTACGTGAATTGATGCAAGGCACTGATGGTTACGCCATCGAGCAGCAGACCAAGCGTCTGTCGCAAGTGACCGACGCATTTGCTGCCCGACGCCTCGATTCGACGGTAAAAGCCGCATTGGCCGGGCGCAACTTGAATGAGATTGAGGAATAA
- the hscB gene encoding co-chaperone HscB — protein MGTPCHFALFELKPEFQLDLDQLATRYRELARNVHPDRFADASEAEQRVALERSASLNEAYQTLKSPPKRARYLLAMNGNEVPIEVTVHDPEFLLQQMQLREDLEDLQDEADLAGVATFKRQLKIAQEALNQSFAACWSDPAQREHAEKLMRRMQFLDKLSHEVRQLEERLDD, from the coding sequence GTGGGTACTCCCTGTCATTTCGCCCTGTTCGAGCTCAAGCCCGAGTTTCAGCTTGATCTCGACCAGTTGGCCACGCGCTATCGCGAGCTGGCGCGCAATGTCCATCCGGACCGTTTCGCTGATGCCTCAGAGGCTGAGCAGCGTGTCGCGCTGGAGCGTTCAGCCAGCCTCAACGAAGCCTATCAGACCCTCAAAAGCCCGCCGAAAAGAGCGCGCTATCTGTTGGCGATGAATGGCAATGAGGTGCCGATCGAGGTCACCGTGCATGACCCCGAGTTTCTTCTGCAGCAGATGCAATTGCGCGAAGATCTTGAGGATCTGCAGGATGAAGCCGATCTTGCCGGGGTTGCGACTTTCAAGCGCCAGCTCAAGATCGCTCAGGAAGCTCTCAACCAGAGCTTCGCTGCCTGTTGGAGCGACCCTGCACAACGCGAGCACGCTGAAAAGCTGATGCGGCGTATGCAGTTTCTCGACAAGCTTTCTCACGAAGTGCGCCAGCTAGAAGAGCGCCTCGACGATTAA
- the iscA gene encoding iron-sulfur cluster assembly protein IscA, whose translation MAISMTEAAANHVRRSLEGRGKGDGVRLGVRTTGCSGLAYVLEFVDEAAGEDTVFEMHGVKVIIDPKSLVYLDGTELDFVREGLNEGFKFNNPNSRGECGCGESFNV comes from the coding sequence ATGGCTATCAGCATGACAGAAGCTGCCGCTAACCACGTGCGACGTTCCCTTGAGGGGCGTGGCAAGGGTGATGGCGTTCGTCTGGGTGTTCGCACCACAGGCTGTTCAGGTCTTGCCTACGTGCTCGAGTTCGTCGACGAGGCGGCTGGCGAAGACACTGTGTTTGAAATGCACGGCGTCAAGGTGATCATTGATCCGAAAAGCCTGGTCTATCTGGATGGCACCGAGCTCGACTTCGTGCGCGAAGGGTTGAACGAAGGCTTCAAGTTCAACAACCCCAACTCGCGCGGTGAGTGCGGCTGTGGCGAAAGCTTCAACGTCTGA
- the iscU gene encoding Fe-S cluster assembly scaffold IscU: protein MAYSEKVIDHYENPRNVGKMNAEDPDVGTGMVGAPACGDVMRLQIKVNDQGVIEDAKFKTYGCGSAIASSSLATEWMKGKTLDEAETIKNTQLAEELALPPVKIHCSVLAEDAIKAAVRDYKQKKGLL from the coding sequence ATGGCTTACAGCGAAAAGGTCATCGACCACTACGAGAATCCACGTAACGTCGGCAAGATGAACGCGGAAGATCCTGATGTCGGCACCGGCATGGTCGGCGCTCCTGCGTGCGGCGACGTGATGCGCCTGCAGATCAAGGTCAATGATCAGGGCGTTATCGAAGACGCCAAGTTCAAGACCTACGGCTGCGGCTCGGCGATTGCGTCGAGCTCGCTGGCAACCGAGTGGATGAAGGGCAAGACTCTGGATGAAGCAGAGACCATCAAGAACACTCAGCTGGCTGAAGAACTGGCGCTGCCGCCGGTAAAGATTCACTGCTCGGTACTCGCCGAAGACGCTATCAAAGCGGCCGTTCGCGACTACAAGCAGAAGAAAGGCCTGCTGTAA